The following coding sequences are from one Eucalyptus grandis isolate ANBG69807.140 chromosome 11, ASM1654582v1, whole genome shotgun sequence window:
- the LOC104427830 gene encoding uncharacterized protein LOC104427830: MARKKSPKPSPAPSPEVPAPAGTGFSDSVCDSSRGASSSSALPHLAIAAAADEAAAAAAAAAAAAAPPPPPPPPPPPVSSPSSALSLCREAEEAARDGNLRKARRLIEVCLSHPEKSQHLGQIYRVHAEICASFASLVADKDEKARYSAAAKESVLQAVQLRPTSVEYSHFLAKLLYRQAMERDDYAAVIAECKRGQGLCIQFPRQQSASTRKELGNLLWSSHLAMVRDPDSVPSSVAASEAEAEAEAETLAAKRFGEKREKSLAAKKQRDKRELDSTVSEKIVREYWNSLIYEERKEWLRIEISDVLKHVKSLNISWVETSLDDALACWKDNGSWQSFSCLYDKCRVSSNPEPLKQHILREHVATFASLNKLRISDNTADVIVKSSWKPVDCEATSKVPGDRSEGRGGSGGGSGTQLHLSPDRWIVSADSKCSRHLEEIHSLLSELIRRGCLAKSHIEMVSGFASKLSNMPDNILVDSGLKYFPSSVWCLGATQLSKILPFLRRIINNSCIEDSNAEKSMDMLKIMEMEDQIILNHEASCFVLQEGQLLDFSSKKGWEDWILTVNQKEREAGVVMDMLRNEGSVLQILGDSRSELLNEQTAPSAQRMQEICTKDALILQKVARIEKLAHEFTAVKAIDYHALLVPLVVSIVQAKLKETAMMCATKKSETAAEELMKENVFITGKGQRGNYIDRPLQNKNRKKNKKKGSGNPGDVEGQATESGEGIVIHDETNEPGSSSLAQQPPNSNTDNNEMEEEEGESEQLGDIPHIPAVEDVKQAKIGRKGKQQTYSMEKLELHWNSLTMCEKKQLLIINVSDLKDFFGSSKVDSIDQFITESLEFIGTHGTWASFICCKCQGKFGDLNSHKQHVLRDHLDNQSGEIQAGLSESILVASDKIINSLPWKPLDVSAALHMLENQDVGDNSPVPYSSISNWLTSDDSLRIELLKKIQQRIKELIRHKYLAASHLDRILQFIRDDLQGITPGSLFHKYGLDCMPTGICFVGATQLRKILKFLDQIFDYCGLVLDSERSYTLLEEASSITEGMLKDDEDVIVPSEGASCSLQHGELPLSKCTTPASLETFLNVCFEEDTSDAAILHWIFTECSTREALRSWKHSIEEKIHQGEEVLKMLRELYDDLCQLRDRRLDLLNYEEALIGLEVLVHEEGGAKSSGPRCVNRSKASGLRDRLSKLKKIHENMNLKSRCEMDAISNVLEGAETLNAYLDNKVDARGSLTWRPCDLVSSAEDTCIELAMCRQKSQVSHEIVKIDARILREVSMLQQKEDKLQDLSVHDYQSALLHLVKSFLRARLERMSKSISAEKSEAAGATYSKGKNKLKQKKQRAGKGPKTKPTT; encoded by the exons ATGGCCCGCAAGAAGTCTCCCAAGCCATCTCCGGCCCCGTCTCCGGAGGTTCCAGCTCCTGCCGGAACTGGCTTTTCCGACTCGGTCTGCGATTCATCACGAGGTGCCTCTAGCTCCTCCGCCTTGCCCCACCTCGCGATCGCTGCTGCCGCCGATgaagcagcggcggcggcggcggcggcggcggcggcggcggctccccctcctcctcctcctcctcctcctccgccggtATCTTCTCCCTCCTCTGCCCTGTCCCTGTGTCGAGAAGCAGAGGAGGCGGCTCGCGATGGGAATCTCCGCAAAGCCCGGCGCCTCATCGAGGTATGCTTGTCTCACCCTGAAAAATCGCAGCACTTAGGACAGATATATCGTGTTCATGCCGAGATATGCGCGTCGTTCGCGAGTCTTGTCGCCGACAAGGACGAGAAAGCACGTTATTCGGCGGCGGCCAAGGAATCGGTCCTCCAAGCCGTACAGTTACGACCTACGTCGGTCGAATACTCCCATTTTCTCGCCAAGTTGCTTTATCGGCAGGCCATGGAGCGGGACGACTATGCCGCAGTAATTGCCGAGTGTAAGCGGGGGCAAGGGCTATGCATCCAGTTTCCTCGGCAACAGAGCGCCTCCACACGGAAGGAGTTGGGTAACTTGCTTTGGAGTTCGCATTTAGCGATGGTGCGAGATCCCGATTCAGTTCCCAGTTCTGTGGCGGCCTCTGAGGCTGAGGCTGAGGCTGAGGCCGAGACTCTCGCGGCAAAAAGATTTggagaaaagagggagaagagTCTGGCGGCGAAAAAACAAAGAGACAAGAGGGAATTGGATAGCACTGTGTCGGAGAAGATCGTTCGGGAGTACTGGAATTCCCTGATATATGAGGAGAGGAAAGAGTGGCTTCGGATTGAAATCTCTGATGTGTTGAAACATGTGAAGTCCTTGAACATAAGTTGGGTTGAGACATCTCTGGACGATGCACTGGCGTGCTGGAAGGATAACGGGTCATGGCAGAGCTTCTCTTGTCTCTATGACAAGTGCAGGGTTTCAAGTAATCCGGAACCTCTCAAGCAACATATTCTCCGAGAGCATGTGGCAACTTTTGCAAGCCTGAACAAGCTACGAATCAGTGACAATACGGCTGACGTGATAGTAAAGTCTTCCTGGAAGCCCGTGGATTGTGAAGCCACATCGAAAGTCCCTGGGGATAGATCCGAAGGAAGGGGAGGCAGCGGTGGCGGCAGTGGCACTCAACTACACCTTTCCCCTGATCGCTGGATTGTCTCTGCTGACTCCAAGTGCAGTCGGCACCTGGAAGAGATCCATTCCTTACTTTCAGAACTGATAAGACGTGGGTGTCTTGCCAAGAGTCATATTGAAATGGTTTCGGGATTTGCATCGAAGCTCAGCAATATGCCGGATAATATTCTTGTGGATAGCGGGCTGAAATACTTCCCCTCGAGTGTGTGGTGTTTAGGAGCCACCCAGCTTTCGAAAATCCTTCCATTTCTGAGGCGCATAATAAATAACAGTTGCATTGAAGATAGCAATGCAGAGAAGTCTATGGACATGCTTAAAATAATGGAAATGGAGGATCAAATTATTCTCAACCACGAGGCATCTTGTTTTGTCTTGCAGGAAGGTCAGCTGCTAG atttttcatccaaaaaagGGTGGGAAGATTGGATCCTGACAGTGAACCAGAAAGAGCGAGAAGCTGGGGTTGTAATGGATATGCTTCGAAATGAAGGTTCTGTTCTGCAAATCCTTGGTGACAGCAGAAGTGAGCTATTGAATGAACAAACAGCGCCTTCAGCACAGAGGATGCAGGAG ATCTGTACCAAGGATGCGTTAATATTGCAAAAAGTGGCTAGAATAGAGAAACTGGCACATGAGTTTACAGCTGTTAAAGCAATTGATTATCATGCGCTGTTGGTACCACTAGTCGTCTCAATTGTTCAG GCAAAACTCAAAGAGACAGCCATGATGTGTGCCACTAAGAAGTCTGAAACTGCAGCAGAGGAACTCATGAAAGAGAACGTTTTCATTACAGGGAAAGGCCAAAGAGGAAATTATATTGACAGACCTTTGCAGAACAAGaataggaagaagaataagaagaaaggaagtgGGAATCCTGGGGATGTTGAG GGGCAGGCAACTGAAAGTGGCGAGGGGATTGTGATTCATGATGAAACTAATGAGCCAGG TTCATCCTCATTGGCACAGCAGCCTCCAAATTCAAATACAGATAACaatgaaatggaagaagaagaaggggagtcAGAACAGCTTGGAGATATCCCTCATATCCCTGCTGTTGAGGATGTAAAACAAG CAAAAATAGGAAGGAAAGGCAAGCAGCAGACATATAGTATGGAAAAGTTAGAGTTGCATTGGAATTCTTTAACGATGTGTGAAAAGAAACAGCTGCTTATCATAAATGTTTCCGACTTGAAGGATTTTTTCGGGTCTTCAAAAGTTGATTCTATTGACCAGTTTATAACAGAGTCTTTGGAGTTTATAGGAACTCATGGAACATGGGCTTCATTTATTTGTTGCAAATGCCAAGGCAAATTTGGGGATTTGAACTCTCATAAGCAGCATGTTCTAAGAGACCATTTGGATAACCAATCAGGAGAAATACAGGCTGGTTTGTCAGAAAGCATCCTTGTTGCTTCGGATAAGATTATTAACAGCCTCCCTTGGAAACCCTTGGATGTTTCCGCAGCATTACACATGCTTGAGAATCAGGATGTTGGAGATAATAGTCCTGTGCCATACTCTTCAATCAGTAATTGGTTGACATCTGATGACTCTCTGCGTATAGAACTTCTCAAGAAAATTCAACAAAGAATTAAGGAGCTGATAAGGCATAAATATCTTGCTGCCAGTCATCTTGATAGGATTTTGCAGTTTATAAGGGATGATCTCCAAGGCATTACTCCAGGCTCTTTGTTTCACAAGTATGGACTAGACTGCATGCCAACTGGCATATGCTTCGTAGGAGCCACCCAGCTTAGGAAAATCCTCAAATTCTTGGACCAGATATTTGATTATTGTGGCTTGGTTCTAGATTCAGAGAGGAGCTACACTTTGTTGGAGGAAGCAAGCAGCATCACTGAAGGCATGCTGAAGGATGATGAGGATGTCATTGTTCCTAGTGAAGGTGCATCCTGTTCGCTTCAGCATGGAGAGCTCCCTCTAAGTAAATGCACAACCCCCGCAAGTCTAGAGACTTTCCTTAATGTCTGCTTTGAAGAGGACACATCTGATGCTGCTATCCTCCACTGGATATTCACAGAATGCTCCACAAGGGAAGCATTAAGATCTTGGAAGCATAGTATCGAGGAGAAGATACATCAAGGTGAAGAAGTACTCAAGATGCTTCGGGAGCTATACGATGACCTCTGCCAGCTTCGGGACCGGAGACTTGATCTTCTAAACTATGAAGAAGCATTAATTGGACTCGAGGTTCTGGTTCATGAAGAAGGTGGGGCAAAATCGAGTGGCCCCAGATGTGTAAATCGCAGCAAGGCGTCTGGTTTGAGGGATCGATTGAGTAAACTTAAGAAGATACACGAAAACATGAATCTCAAGAGTAGGTGTGAGATGGATGCAATAAGCAATGTCTTAGAAGGAGCTGAGACTCTGAATGCTTATTTGGATAATAAGGTAGATGCTCGTGGTAGCTTGACTTGGAGGCCATGTGATTTGGTATCTAGTGCAGAAGATACTTGCATCGAACTTGCAATGTGTAGGCAGAAAAGCCAAGTTTCTCATGAG
- the LOC104426325 gene encoding uncharacterized protein LOC104426325, with translation MAAAPPPAPENLTGDETSYGSTVFSDQAEDILRGSFDPVPLDRSRSSALTVCRKADEAAQAGNYRKALRLIEVCFSLPDAQPHLARLHRVRGKINAAIAKAVADPDKNRPYCAVAAESALRAVTLQPCSVEYSYFRGKLLYGMAKEPNDYAEVIAECERGLAIDDPVDSLEDVMDGSTFMSAGSFVERCRRQLRKLIWNSHLATIKDPEGLIGKANEATQTEEERDESARTGMVHLICSSSGSEAKELGERTESEEVVWNFWNSLSDIERKELLRVKISDVVNYFGPTGAPWLRYHLLIALIWTRTQDESWEYFLCPSPSAPRPRVCSYFFDPEPLRQHALQKHAPQFAKSKKPDRIDDEMAELIIKSSWKPLDREATLKALEDQLERKGEDHRVPAGACLLPTRWIVSNDSKRRQSLEKIHCTFLRLITLGCLAVGHLDELLKFALNELHRLQVQNNTLLDCGMKDLPVCLWCLEETQLLEILKFLEHIDSSCREDCCTQKIGSYLDGLKDMLERLEMKDRILLDDDGVYFILHEGLLLDFPNKQGWKDWYERFLEKLQEGLNVMEMLRNECHGLQILCDRRSELLHDKTALAAQMPNHSEISTVDALILQKDAQIERLSHKFTATTAVDYQTLLIPLVISFVRAKLEYCAMKNAIKKSGTAIEVDFMDMRTDGLLTVKVSDFKAYFGSLKVDFFDEFISRSLEYAGTNETWSLSVCCKCPEKIWDSNSHLDNRQNERAGLPQIINHDLAETIINHCWEPLDVLAAPEILNHSPLDDQYPACVNPPPPIQLTEDSQLKELLKKIHHRFAELIRHGYIAESHLNRVSWFVVDELKRTSSASLFQNCSLDLLPSCICFLGAAQLQKVLNYLDEISHHCGLGIVSDKSCTTLEEVSSIYKCMAGEKVIVLSRDASCLLL, from the exons ATGGCAGCGGCGCCTCCTCCGGCACCGGAGAACCTAACCGGCGACGAAACTTCTTACGGCTCAACAGTATTCTCCGACCAGGCCGAGGATATTCTTCGTGGCTCGTTCGACCCGGTGCCGCTGGATCGCTCTCGCTCCTCTGCCCTGACGGTGTGCAGGAAGGCGGACGAAGCTGCTCAGGCCGGGAACTACCGCAAAGCGCTGCGGCTCATCGAGGTATGCTTCTCTCTCCCCGACGCCCAGCCTCACTTAGCTAGACTACATCGCGTCCGTGGCAAGATCAACGCCGCGATCGCAAAGGCGGTGGCCGATCCCGACAAGAATCGGCCTTACTGTGCGGTCGCGGCGGAATCCGCTCTTAGAGCTGTGACGCTACAGCCTTGCTCGGTGGAATACTCGTATTTTCGCGGCAAGTTGCTCTACGGTATGGCGAAGGAGCCAAACGACTATGCCGAAGTGATCGCGGAGTGCGAGCGAGGACTGGCTATCGATGACCCTGTGGATTCTCTAGAAGACGTTATGGATGGGAGCACGTTCATGTCGGCAGGTTCTTTTGTCGAGCGTTGCCGGCGCCAGTTGaggaaattaatttggaattcaCATTTAGCGACAATCAAGGATCCTGAGGGTCTGATTGGGAAGGCCAATGAAGCGACTCAGACGGAAGAAGAGCGAGACGAGAGCGCTCGAACGGGGATGGTTCATTTAATCTGTTCATCGTCTGGGAGTGAGGCGAAAGAACTTGGAGAAAGGACGGAATCTGAGGAAGTGGTTTGGAATTTCTGGAATTCGCTTAGTGATATTGAGAGGAAAGAACTGCTCAGGGTTAAAATTTCGGATGTCGTGAATTACTTTGGGCCCACGGGGGCACCTTGGCTCAGGTATCATTTGCTGATCGCTCTAATATGGACCAGGACTCAGGACGAATCCTGGGAGTACTTCCTTTGTCCCTCACCCTCAGCACCAAGGCCACGCGTGTGCAGTTACTTTTTTGATCCCGAACCTCTTAGGCAGCACGCTCTGCAAAAGCACGCGCCGCAATTTGCAAAGTCAAAGAAGCCCGATAGAATCGATGATGAGATGGCCGAGCTGATCATCAAGTCTTCCTGGAAGCCTCTGGACAGGGAGGCCACATTGAAGGCTCTCGAAGATCAATTGGAACGCAAAGGTGAGGACCACCGCGTCCCTGCTGGAGCATGCCTTTTGCCTACTCGCTGGATCGTCTCCAATGACTCCAAGCGCAGACAGAGCCTAGAAAAGATCCACTGCACCTTTTTGAGACTGATAACACTGGGTTGTCTCGCCGTTGGTCATCTTGATGAGCTTCTGAAATTTGCTTTGAATGAACTGCACCGGCTCCAGGTCCAGAATAATACTCTTTTGGATTGTGGGATGAAAGACCTCCCGGTGTGTCTCTGGTGCTTAGAAGAGACCCAGCTTCTGGAAATCCTCAAATTCTTGGAGCACATAGATTCTAGTTGCAGAGAAGATTGTTGTACACAGAAGATTGGCAGCTACTTGGATGGTCTTAAAGACATGCTCGAGAGGTTGGAAATGAAGGATCGGATCCTTCTTGATGATGATGGTGTTTATTTTATCCTCCACGAAGGTCTCCTGCTAG ATTTTCCAAACAAACAAGGATGGAAAGATTGGTACGAGAGATTCCTAGAGAAACTGCAGGAAGGTCTGAATGTCATGGAGATGCTTCGAAACGAATGTCATGGTCTGCAGATCCTTTGTGACAGGAGAAGTGAGCTTTTACATGATAAAACGGCACTGGCTGCTCAAATGCCCAATCATTCAGAG ATCAGCACTGTCGATGCTCTTATATTGCAAAAAGATGCTCAAATAGAGAGACTCTCACATAAGTTTACAGCCACGACTGCAGTTGATTATCAGACCCTGTTGATCCCTCTAGTCATCTCATTTGTTCGA GCAAAACTCGAATATTGTGCCATGAAAAATGCTATTAAGAAGTCTGGTACTGCAATTGAAGTGGATTTTATGGACATGAGGACTGATGGGTTGCTAACAGTTAAGGTTTCAGATTTCAAGGCTTATTTTGGGTCTTTGAAAGTCGATTTTTTCGATGAGTTTATATCACGGTCTTTGGAGTACGCAGGGACTAATGAGACATGGAGTCTATCTGTTTGCTGTAAATGTCCAGAAAAGATTTGGGATTCAAACTCACATTTGGATAACCGCCAAAACGAAAGGGCTGGTTTGCCTCAAATCATTAATCATGATTTGGCTGAGACTATTATTAACCACTGTTGGGAACCCTTGGACGTTTTAGCTGCACCAGAAATTCTTAACCACAGTCCCCTGGATGACCAATATCCAGCTTGTGTAAACCCTCCACCTCCTATACAGTTGACTGAGGATTCTCAGCTTAAAGAGCTCCTGAAGAAAATCCACCATAGATTTGCGGAGTTGATAAGGCATGGCTATATTGCTGAGAGTCATCTCAATAGGGTTTCTTGGTTTGTAGTGGATGAATTAAAACGCACTTCTTCCGCTTCTCTGTTTCAGAACTGCTCACTAGATCTCCTTCCCTCATGCATATGCTTCTTAGGAGCGGCCCAGCTTCAGAAAGTCCTCAATTACTTGGATGAAATATCTCATCATTGTGGTTTGGGCATAGTTTCAGACAAAAGCTGTACAACCTTGGAGGAAGTGAGCAGCATCTATAAATGCATGGCAGGTGAGAAGGTGATTGTTCTTAGCAGAGATGCATCTTGTTTACTTCTGTGA